A portion of the Hoplias malabaricus isolate fHopMal1 chromosome 1, fHopMal1.hap1, whole genome shotgun sequence genome contains these proteins:
- the LOC136700233 gene encoding claudin-20 — MASTGTQIFAFVLALLGILGATVATLLPNWKVSADVGSNIITAISQMQGLWMDCTWYSTGMFSCTLKYSVLALPAYLQTARTTMVLSCVLAALGLCLASLGLKCTRWGGGRRAKRHAALAAGTCFLASGFLCLVPASWYTNEVIVSFLDANVPESNKFEPGGAVYVAFISAGFLFVGGSIFCLSCSGKRQGPQDLILLPPDKLLLQQQQQQLLQQQQQQDQLQHQYCSLSPLDNKTGYSLQDYV; from the coding sequence ATGGCGTCCACGGGCACGCAGATCTTCGCCTTCGTGTTGGCGCTGCTGGGCATCCTGGGCGCCACGGTGGCCACGCTGCTGCCCAACTGGAAGGTGAGTGCGGATGTGGGCTCCAACATCATCACCGCCATCTCGCAGATGCAGGGGCTGTGGATGGACTGCACCTGGTACAGCACGGGAATGTTCAGCTGCACGCTGAAGTACTCCGTCCTGGCGCTACCCGCTTATCTGCAGACGGCTCGCACCACCATGGTTCTCTCCTGCGTGTTGGCGGCTCTCGGACTGTGTCTGGCCTCTTTGGGGTTAAAGTGCACGCGCTGGGGTGGCGGGCGGCGGGCTAAACGCCACGCAGCCCTCGCAGCCGGAACTTGCTTCCTGGCCTCCGGCTTCCTGTGCCTGGTGCCCGCTTCTTGGTACACCAACGAGGTCATCGTCAGCTTTCTGGACGCCAACGTGCCCGAGAGCAACAAGTTCGAGCCAGGTGGTGCCGTCTACGTGGCTTTCATCTCGGCCGGCTTCCTCTTCGTCGGCGGCTCCATCTTCTGCCTGTCATGCTCGGGGAAGCGGCAGGGCCCTCAGGACCTGATCCTGCTGCCTCCGGACAAACTCTTGCTGCAGCAACAGCAACAGCAACTGCTccagcaacaacagcagcaagACCAACTCCAGCACCAGTACTGCTCCCTGTCACCTCTGGACAACAAGACGGGCTACAGCCTGCAGGATTACGTGTAA